GCAGTTGTTCAGGGGTCAGGTGATCGAGATTGGGGAGCGAAGTCATGGTGCCGATTTTGCCAGACCAGACTATTCGCGGCGATAGACCGATAGGCTAATGGCAGCCGCTAAAGCAGTGTGATCGCGCCGCCGGAGCCCGCGCGTTGCCATGGCAGGCCCAGCACCAACGCCTGAAGTTGCTCGGTATCCAGTTCCATTTCAGAGCCATGACGAATGCCAGGCCAGTGAAATTTGCCTTGATTCAAGCGGCGAGCAGCCAGCCAGATACCGAAGCCGTCATGCACCAACACTTTCATCCGTGTGGCTCGGCGATTGGCGAACAGATAAGCACAGTGCGGCTTCGCCGCACCGAACACCGCGATCACTCTGGCCAATGCGGTTTCGGTGCCCGCTCGCATGTCCATCGGTTCAGTGGCGAGCCAGATGGAGTCGATGCGGATCATTGAGCGAGCCCACGGATGAATCGGGCGCATCCTTCGGGATCGGAAGTTGGCCACTTTACCGTGAGCGTTTGTTGGCCAAGTGGTAACTCGATGATCGCCAACGCTTCGGTTTTTCGCTGTGGTTCGACTTTCAAAGGAATGAAAGCTGGCAGCGCG
This genomic stretch from Pseudomonas orientalis harbors:
- the tnpB gene encoding IS66 family insertion sequence element accessory protein TnpB (TnpB, as the term is used for proteins encoded by IS66 family insertion elements, is considered an accessory protein, since TnpC, encoded by a neighboring gene, is a DDE family transposase.), with translation MIRIDSIWLATEPMDMRAGTETALARVIAVFGAAKPHCAYLFANRRATRMKVLVHDGFGIWLAARRLNQGKFHWPGIRHGSEMELDTEQLQALVLGLPWQRAGSGGAITLL
- the tnpA gene encoding IS66-like element accessory protein TnpA yields the protein MRERKSYSKSFKAQVVHECQQPGVSVAAIAMSHGINANVVRRWLPLYRDQQTIALPAFIPLKVEPQRKTEALAIIELPLGQQTLTVKWPTSDPEGCARFIRGLAQ